Proteins found in one Primulina huaijiensis isolate GDHJ02 unplaced genomic scaffold, ASM1229523v2 scaffold589, whole genome shotgun sequence genomic segment:
- the LOC140970344 gene encoding uncharacterized protein, producing the protein MAANKGINFGSFGQTSESEATSRISTSSSAHDMTSTSIQITVHRLNEQNFLEWSQSVKLAIDGRGKLVYLTGEAEKPAETESTYKTWRSENSLVMAWLLNSMDTSIARPHMFMKTAKDVWDSVKETYSDSENSSQIFELKAKLWNLKQGDLEVTIYYNEMSA; encoded by the coding sequence ATGGCCGCCAACAAAGGAATAAATTTTGGCTCGTTTGGGCAAACCTCTGAATCAGAGGCAACCTCTAGAATTTCTACCTCATCCTCTGCTCACGACATGACATCTACCTCGATTCAAATTACGGTCCATCGTCTAAACGAGCAGAACTTCTTGGAATGGTCACAGTCCGTAAAACTTGCAATTGATGGGCGTGGAAAACTGGTGTATTTGACTGGAGAGGCAGAGAAACCGGCTGAGACAGAGTCAACATACAAAACATGGAGATCAGAAAACTCTCTTGTGATGGCGTGGCTTCTCAACTCCATGGACACCTCAATCGCCAGACCACATATGTTCATGAAGACTGCGAAAGATGTGTGGGACTCTGTAAAAGAGACTTACTCAGACTCCGAGAATTCATCTCAGATATTCGAGTTGAAGGCAAAACTCTGGAATCTGAAACAGGGTGATCTTGAGGTAACCATTTATTACAATGAGATGTCAGCTTAG